A single region of the Rhizobium sp. NLR16a genome encodes:
- a CDS encoding glycosyltransferase yields MARTLTHYPDIAVLLPCYNEAATIGAVVRGFRATLPDAAIHVYDNNSTDGTALQAMLAGAHVVRERRQGKGHVVRRMFADIEADIYIIADGDGTYAPGDAEELVRTLLTERADMVVGTRRGVHADAGRQGHALGNRLFNLLYRTIFGPDFTDIFSGYRAFSRRFVKSFPAVSGGFEIETEMSVHASRLKLPVSELELDYGRRPEGSHSKLSTFRDGGKILWMFAMLMKETRPFAFFSAISAAFMLTSLGFMTPVLAEYFDTGLVSRMPTWVLSMALMMISFMLFTAGVILDSVARARAEQLRIHYMSLETPSAVKAPLADAKPASRDRPGKADAA; encoded by the coding sequence ATGGCCCGAACGCTTACCCATTACCCGGACATTGCCGTCCTGCTTCCCTGCTATAATGAAGCTGCGACGATCGGCGCTGTGGTGCGGGGCTTCCGGGCGACGCTGCCGGATGCCGCGATCCACGTCTACGACAATAATTCCACCGACGGCACCGCGCTGCAGGCGATGCTGGCCGGAGCGCATGTCGTGCGCGAACGGCGCCAGGGCAAGGGGCACGTCGTGCGCCGCATGTTCGCCGACATCGAGGCCGACATCTATATCATCGCCGACGGCGACGGAACCTATGCGCCTGGCGACGCCGAGGAGCTCGTGCGAACGCTTCTAACCGAGCGCGCCGACATGGTCGTGGGAACCCGGCGCGGCGTGCATGCCGATGCCGGCCGTCAGGGCCATGCGCTTGGCAACCGGCTTTTCAACCTGCTCTACCGAACGATCTTCGGCCCCGACTTCACCGATATCTTTTCCGGCTACCGCGCTTTCTCACGTCGCTTCGTCAAGAGCTTCCCGGCGGTATCCGGCGGCTTCGAGATCGAAACCGAGATGTCGGTGCATGCCTCCCGGCTGAAGCTTCCGGTCAGCGAGCTGGAACTCGACTATGGCCGGCGCCCGGAAGGCTCGCATTCCAAGCTTTCGACGTTCCGCGACGGCGGAAAAATCCTCTGGATGTTCGCGATGCTGATGAAGGAAACCCGGCCCTTCGCCTTCTTCAGCGCGATCAGCGCCGCCTTCATGCTGACGAGCCTCGGCTTCATGACGCCGGTGCTGGCGGAATATTTCGACACGGGCCTCGTCAGCCGCATGCCGACCTGGGTGCTGTCGATGGCGCTGATGATGATCTCCTTCATGCTTTTTACCGCCGGCGTCATCCTGGATTCCGTGGCCCGCGCCCGGGCCGAGCAGCTTCGTATCCATTATATGAGCCTGGAGACCCCGAGTGCGGTCAAGGCACCGCTCGCCGACGCCAAACCGGCATCGCGCGATCGTCCCGGCAAGGCGGATGCGGCATGA
- a CDS encoding GtrA family protein: MRKLVRFAIGGGIGFLVDAGMLAALLHLTPLGPFLARLVAIATAMATTWAFNRSFTFDRSGRSLAAEGFRYGSVGVTAALVNYGLYSALLLSLPALQPLAAMVIASVASMVFSFFGYSRFVFRAE; this comes from the coding sequence ATGAGAAAGCTCGTCCGCTTCGCGATCGGCGGCGGCATCGGCTTCCTTGTCGATGCCGGCATGCTGGCGGCGCTGCTCCATCTGACGCCACTCGGACCGTTTCTGGCCCGGCTCGTCGCCATCGCGACGGCAATGGCGACCACATGGGCTTTCAACCGCAGCTTCACCTTCGATCGTTCCGGCCGGTCGCTTGCCGCCGAGGGTTTCCGCTACGGCTCGGTCGGCGTGACGGCGGCACTGGTCAATTACGGGCTATACTCTGCGCTGCTGCTTTCGCTGCCGGCGCTGCAACCGCTGGCGGCCATGGTGATCGCCAGCGTCGCCTCGATGGTCTTCAGCTTCTTCGGCTATTCGCGCTTCGTCTTCCGCGCGGAATGA
- a CDS encoding Gfo/Idh/MocA family oxidoreductase — protein sequence MLRFGIISTAKIGRDNVVPAIQDAENCVVTAVASRDLTRAREMADRFSVPHAFGSYEEMLASDVIDAVYIPLPTSQHIEWSIKSADAGKHVLCEKPLALKADDIDAVIAARDRNRVVVTEAYMVTYSPVWQKVRSLIAEGAIGSLRHVQGAFTYFNRDPANMRNVPELGGGGLPDIGVYPVMSTRFSTGKEPLSVQAITERDPDFGTDIYSSVKADFGDFELSFYVSTQMANRQVMVFHGTEGYIEVKSPFNANRWGPEEIELADRSHNESRIFRYQDSRQYRREVEAFARAVKNGKEEIVTLENSKLNQKVIDAIYRASEKDGWEAV from the coding sequence ATGCTGCGTTTCGGTATCATTTCAACGGCGAAGATCGGTCGCGACAATGTCGTTCCCGCCATCCAGGACGCGGAAAATTGCGTCGTCACGGCGGTTGCCAGCCGTGATCTCACGCGCGCAAGGGAGATGGCCGATCGCTTCTCCGTGCCGCATGCCTTCGGCTCCTATGAGGAAATGCTGGCTTCCGACGTCATCGACGCGGTCTATATCCCGCTGCCGACGTCGCAGCATATCGAATGGTCGATCAAATCAGCCGATGCCGGCAAACATGTGCTCTGCGAAAAACCCCTGGCCCTGAAGGCCGACGATATCGACGCGGTAATCGCTGCCCGCGACCGCAACCGCGTGGTGGTCACCGAAGCCTATATGGTCACCTATTCCCCGGTCTGGCAGAAGGTGCGCTCACTGATAGCCGAGGGTGCGATCGGTTCGCTGCGACATGTGCAGGGCGCCTTCACCTATTTCAACCGAGACCCCGCCAACATGCGTAACGTTCCGGAACTCGGCGGCGGCGGCCTTCCCGATATCGGCGTCTATCCCGTCATGAGCACGCGTTTTTCCACCGGCAAGGAGCCGCTCTCAGTCCAGGCGATCACCGAGCGCGATCCGGATTTCGGCACCGATATCTACTCCAGCGTCAAGGCCGATTTCGGCGATTTCGAGCTGAGCTTCTATGTCTCGACACAGATGGCCAACCGTCAGGTCATGGTCTTCCACGGCACCGAAGGTTACATCGAGGTCAAATCGCCCTTCAACGCCAATCGCTGGGGACCGGAAGAGATCGAACTCGCCGATCGCAGCCACAATGAATCGCGCATCTTCCGCTATCAGGACAGCCGCCAATACAGGCGCGAGGTCGAGGCCTTCGCTCGCGCGGTCAAGAACGGCAAGGAAGAGATCGTCACGCTCGAAAACTCGAAGCTGAACCAGAAGGTGATCGATGCCATCTACCGCGCCAGCGAGAAGGACGGCTGGGAGGCAGTCTGA
- a CDS encoding aldo/keto reductase, translating to MNMRRLGKTGLSISPIVFGGNVFGWTADEKTSFAILDAFFDAGLNTIDTADVYSTWVPGNKGGDSEEIIGRWLKQSRISRDKAVIITKVGSDMGQGKTLKEAYILKAVEGSLRRLQTDYIDLYLSHWPDSDTPHEETLGAFAKLKQQGKIGAIGCSNYDADLLQASFDAAEKAGLPRYDVLQPEYNLYERASFEGQLAELCIRQNIGVITYFSLAAGFLTGKYRSKADTQGRAREGRVSQYFDAKGLRILAALDQVSAETGAKPAEISLAWLLRKKGVTAPIASATSLSQLESLVKSATLSLSNDAMALLDEAGA from the coding sequence ATGAACATGCGCCGGCTTGGAAAAACAGGTCTTTCGATCTCGCCGATCGTCTTCGGCGGCAATGTTTTCGGCTGGACGGCCGACGAGAAAACATCTTTCGCCATTCTCGACGCCTTCTTCGACGCGGGGCTGAACACGATCGACACGGCGGATGTCTATTCCACATGGGTTCCCGGCAACAAGGGTGGCGATTCCGAGGAGATCATCGGGCGCTGGCTAAAGCAATCGCGGATCTCCCGCGACAAGGCCGTCATCATTACCAAGGTCGGCTCGGACATGGGGCAGGGAAAGACCCTCAAGGAGGCATACATCCTGAAGGCGGTCGAGGGTTCGCTGCGCCGATTGCAGACGGACTATATCGATCTCTATCTCTCGCACTGGCCGGATTCCGATACGCCACACGAGGAAACGCTTGGCGCCTTCGCCAAGCTGAAGCAACAGGGCAAGATCGGCGCCATCGGCTGCTCGAACTATGATGCGGATCTGCTCCAGGCGTCGTTCGACGCAGCCGAGAAGGCTGGCCTGCCGCGATACGACGTGCTGCAGCCGGAATATAATCTTTACGAGCGCGCGAGCTTCGAGGGGCAATTGGCCGAACTGTGCATCCGTCAGAATATCGGCGTCATCACCTATTTCAGCCTCGCAGCCGGTTTCCTGACCGGCAAATACCGCAGCAAGGCCGATACGCAAGGCCGCGCCCGCGAAGGCCGGGTTTCGCAATATTTCGACGCCAAGGGCCTGCGCATCCTCGCCGCGCTTGATCAGGTCTCGGCCGAGACCGGCGCCAAACCCGCGGAAATCTCGCTCGCCTGGCTTTTGCGCAAGAAAGGCGTCACGGCGCCGATTGCCAGTGCGACCAGCCTGTCGCAGCTTGAAAGCCTGGTGAAATCAGCAACACTCTCCCTTTCCAACGACGCAATGGCGCTGCTCGACGAAGCCGGTGCCTGA
- a CDS encoding GNAT family N-acetyltransferase: MTVIIRDARPEDEARWRELWAAYLAFYEVSVDADITDQTWRRIFDPASAIGMRVAEADGRIMGFALFLTHEGTWIRGRDCYLEDLFVDPDARGKGVGRALLDDLVALCKAEGWSRLYWHTSEGNKTARALYDSYVESDGHIRYRISF, encoded by the coding sequence ATGACCGTAATCATTCGCGATGCCCGCCCGGAAGACGAAGCCCGTTGGCGTGAACTCTGGGCAGCTTATCTGGCCTTTTACGAGGTGAGCGTTGACGCTGACATCACCGACCAGACGTGGCGGCGAATCTTCGATCCGGCCTCGGCGATCGGCATGCGCGTCGCCGAGGCCGACGGCAGGATCATGGGCTTTGCTCTTTTCCTGACGCATGAGGGCACCTGGATCCGCGGCAGGGACTGCTATCTCGAAGACCTCTTCGTCGATCCCGATGCGCGCGGCAAGGGTGTCGGCCGGGCGCTGCTGGACGATCTCGTCGCGCTCTGCAAGGCCGAGGGCTGGTCGCGGCTCTATTGGCATACGAGCGAAGGAAACAAGACTGCCCGTGCGCTCTACGACAGCTACGTCGAGAGTGACGGCCACATTCGCTACCGCATCAGTTTCTGA
- a CDS encoding ferritin-like domain-containing protein: MAKEKTLEDLFYDTLKDIYFAERQILRALPKMARAAQSSELKAGFQKHLEETEAQVERLQQVFEKIGKRAQGKTCEAIQGIIAEGEEIMEEFKGTPALDAGLISAAQAVEHYEIARYGTLKTWAATLGQKDVVALLDQTLQEETATDKILTKLATTAANQKAKAA; encoded by the coding sequence ATGGCCAAGGAAAAGACGTTGGAAGACCTCTTCTACGACACGCTCAAGGACATCTATTTTGCCGAGCGGCAGATATTGCGCGCCCTGCCGAAGATGGCGCGCGCCGCCCAGTCCTCCGAACTGAAGGCCGGTTTCCAGAAGCATCTCGAGGAAACGGAAGCCCAGGTCGAGCGGCTGCAGCAGGTTTTTGAAAAGATCGGCAAGCGCGCCCAGGGCAAGACCTGCGAGGCGATCCAGGGCATTATCGCCGAGGGAGAAGAGATCATGGAAGAATTCAAGGGCACACCGGCGCTGGATGCGGGGCTGATCTCGGCTGCCCAGGCGGTCGAGCACTATGAAATCGCCCGTTACGGCACGCTGAAGACATGGGCCGCGACGCTCGGCCAGAAGGATGTCGTCGCCCTGCTCGACCAGACGCTGCAGGAGGAAACGGCCACCGACAAGATCCTTACCAAGCTCGCCACGACTGCGGCAAACCAGAAGGCAAAAGCCGCCTGA
- a CDS encoding LysR family transcriptional regulator, which translates to MDRRQLSQLAVLAAVAEHRSFRAAAKELLVAPSAVSHAISSLEDSLGVRLLARTTRSVAPTEEGRLLLERLRPALEEIGVALEAVNDTRGKPAGNLRVTAPRFASDILLAPRLGDFLNTYPDITLEIANEDGFTDIVKEGFDAGIRLEESLEADMIAVRISPNLTTVIAASPEYFERYPKPEHPRDLVHHRCIKRRFTNGSIYRWEFEKDGQELIVAVDGPLVVSEDRLALLAALNGAGLAYLFDMRVHTELTAGRLVRVLEDWCAPYPGWFVYYPSRRQMRPALRAFIDFFRYAVRDAGGR; encoded by the coding sequence ATGGACAGAAGGCAACTCTCTCAACTCGCCGTTCTCGCCGCCGTCGCGGAGCATCGCAGCTTCCGGGCCGCGGCCAAGGAACTGCTCGTCGCGCCGTCGGCGGTCAGCCACGCCATTTCGAGCCTGGAGGACAGTCTCGGCGTCAGGCTTCTGGCGCGTACGACCCGCAGTGTCGCGCCGACAGAGGAAGGCCGGCTGCTTCTCGAAAGGTTGCGTCCGGCGCTCGAGGAGATCGGCGTCGCGTTGGAGGCGGTCAACGATACGCGCGGCAAACCGGCCGGAAACCTGCGCGTCACTGCGCCGCGCTTCGCCTCCGATATCCTGCTCGCCCCGCGCCTTGGCGATTTTCTCAACACCTATCCCGATATCACGCTGGAGATCGCCAATGAGGACGGCTTCACCGATATCGTCAAGGAGGGTTTCGACGCGGGCATCCGGCTGGAGGAGAGCCTGGAGGCCGATATGATCGCAGTCAGGATCTCACCCAATCTGACGACGGTGATCGCGGCCTCGCCGGAATATTTCGAGCGCTATCCGAAGCCGGAGCACCCGCGCGATCTCGTCCATCATCGTTGCATCAAGCGACGCTTCACCAACGGCTCCATCTATCGTTGGGAATTCGAAAAGGATGGGCAGGAACTGATCGTCGCGGTCGATGGGCCGCTTGTTGTCAGCGAGGACCGGCTGGCCCTGCTCGCGGCGCTGAACGGCGCCGGCCTTGCCTATCTCTTCGACATGCGGGTGCATACCGAACTGACGGCCGGCAGGCTGGTGCGGGTGCTGGAGGATTGGTGCGCGCCCTATCCCGGGTGGTTTGTCTATTATCCGAGCCGACGGCAAATGCGGCCGGCGCTGCGCGCCTTCATCGATTTCTTCAGGTATGCGGTGAGGGATGCGGGCGGCCGATGA
- a CDS encoding aldo/keto reductase — translation MKTRKLGSDLSVSAVGLGCMGMSFAYGASDEAESVRTLHRAVDLGVTFFDTAEVYGPFTNEVLLGRALKPFRDRVVIATKFGFRIDTSQAGAAAIAGVDSRPEHVRAVAEASLKRLGIETIDLLYQHRVDPNVPIEETVGAMAELVKEGKVRALGLSEAGSATIRRAHGVHPIAALQSEYSLWTRDPEEDVLATCRELGIGFVPYSPLGRGFLTGAIRKADDLVADDFRRQVPRFQAENFDANAALVATLEKLAAAKGVTAAQLALAWVLNQGDDIVPIPGARKLHHLEQNVAAADITLSAEELDQLGEAIPAAQVAGKRYSDASLAMTNI, via the coding sequence ATGAAAACCAGAAAACTCGGAAGCGATTTGTCGGTCTCTGCCGTCGGCCTCGGCTGCATGGGCATGAGCTTTGCCTATGGCGCCAGCGACGAAGCGGAATCAGTGAGGACACTGCACCGCGCCGTCGATCTCGGCGTCACCTTCTTCGACACCGCCGAGGTCTATGGCCCCTTCACCAACGAGGTTCTTCTCGGAAGAGCGCTGAAGCCCTTCCGCGACCGCGTGGTGATCGCCACCAAATTCGGCTTCAGGATCGATACCAGCCAGGCCGGCGCTGCCGCCATCGCCGGCGTCGACAGCCGTCCCGAACATGTGCGTGCGGTCGCCGAAGCCTCACTCAAGCGTTTGGGCATCGAGACGATCGATCTGCTCTACCAGCACCGGGTCGACCCCAACGTGCCGATCGAGGAGACGGTCGGCGCCATGGCCGAGCTTGTGAAGGAAGGGAAAGTTCGCGCCCTCGGCCTCTCGGAAGCCGGCAGCGCCACGATCCGGCGCGCGCATGGGGTCCATCCGATCGCAGCGCTTCAGAGCGAATATTCGCTGTGGACGCGCGATCCCGAAGAGGATGTGCTTGCCACCTGCCGCGAACTCGGCATCGGCTTCGTGCCCTACAGCCCGCTCGGGCGCGGTTTCCTGACAGGAGCGATCCGCAAGGCCGACGACCTTGTCGCCGACGATTTCCGCCGGCAGGTGCCGCGTTTCCAGGCGGAGAATTTCGACGCCAATGCCGCGCTTGTCGCAACGCTCGAAAAGCTAGCCGCCGCCAAAGGCGTGACCGCGGCGCAGCTGGCACTGGCCTGGGTGCTGAACCAGGGCGACGACATCGTGCCGATCCCCGGCGCGCGCAAGCTTCACCACCTCGAACAAAATGTCGCCGCTGCCGATATCACGCTCAGCGCGGAGGAGCTTGATCAGCTCGGCGAAGCGATCCCAGCGGCACAGGTCGCCGGCAAGCGCTATTCGGATGCCTCGCTTGCCATGACGAACATTTGA
- a CDS encoding nuclear transport factor 2 family protein gives MSDRQAVEQTVHLYVEGMAFANAAALKKAFHPKSSIIGYYQNAVEWLTRDEFIAAILAEEPAAPGTQPFMDIQNVDVEGDAASVKVTDDFAGMRFTDYLSLLKIEGRWVIVSKLYHLHT, from the coding sequence ATGTCGGACAGGCAGGCAGTCGAACAGACGGTTCATCTCTATGTCGAAGGCATGGCCTTCGCCAATGCGGCAGCCTTGAAGAAGGCCTTTCACCCGAAAAGCTCGATCATCGGCTATTACCAGAATGCCGTCGAATGGCTGACGCGGGACGAATTCATCGCCGCGATCCTGGCGGAGGAGCCCGCCGCGCCCGGCACGCAGCCTTTCATGGACATCCAGAACGTCGATGTCGAGGGTGACGCGGCAAGCGTCAAGGTCACCGACGATTTCGCCGGAATGCGCTTTACCGACTATCTCTCGCTGCTGAAGATCGAAGGACGCTGGGTGATCGTCAGCAAGCTCTACCATCTTCATACGTGA
- the pheT gene encoding phenylalanine--tRNA ligase subunit beta, with protein sequence MKFTLSWLKEHLETDATLDEICARLTEIGLEVEDVDDKAAFKPFVIAKVLSAEKHPQADRLKVLMVDTGSGAPVQVVCGAPNARAGLVGAFAAPGTYVPGIEVTLAVGNIRGVESRGMMCSEKELEISDNHDGIIDLPEDAPVGRSYASYAHLDDPVIEINLTPNRPDCTSIHGIARDLAASGLGTLKTRSAPSFAIEGETPVKLTLDLDDPRLCPGFALRLVRGVTNGPSPRWMQQRLTAIGLRPINALVDITNYMTFDQGRPIHVFDAAKIKGNLTVRRAREGETVLALDQREYKLGPNNVVISDEEGIESIGGIMGGEHSGCDDNTVDVLIESALWDPMNIAKSGRSLGIITDARYRFERGVDPEYMVPGLERTTELVLELCGGTAARAEIVGYHGYEPKVVDFPYSEVKRLTGLDVSNEESNTILTRLGFTVSGSGERVSVAVPSWRPDVDGKADLVEEVMRIHGVDNIKPAPLESHAAVNGKILTTLQIRTRAAKRALAARGMLEAVTWSFIAEEHAKLFGGGSPALKLANPIAVEMSDMRPSLLPGLLTAAQRNADKGYADVAIFEVSGTYENDRPEGQRRVAGGIRRGTASLAGAGRMWSNAAKGGGKPVDAFDAKADALAVIEACGLPTSNIQIEQGGPEWFHPGRSGTIKMGPKIVLGYFGEFHPLTLEALDVSGALCGFEVYLDAMAEPKKKATRTKPALDLSPFQAVKRDFAFVVDKTVESGAIVKAATGADRKLITGVNVFDIFEGASVGEGKKSVAIEVQIQPVERTLTDEDFEALTQKIVASVTKFTGGVLRS encoded by the coding sequence ATGAAATTCACGCTCTCCTGGCTGAAAGAGCATCTCGAAACGGATGCCACGCTGGATGAAATCTGCGCCCGCCTCACCGAGATCGGGTTGGAAGTCGAGGATGTCGATGACAAGGCGGCGTTCAAGCCCTTCGTCATCGCCAAGGTCCTGTCGGCGGAAAAACATCCCCAGGCCGATCGCCTGAAGGTGTTGATGGTGGATACCGGATCCGGCGCGCCGGTGCAGGTCGTGTGCGGTGCCCCGAATGCACGCGCCGGCCTGGTCGGCGCCTTTGCCGCACCTGGAACCTATGTTCCCGGCATCGAGGTGACGCTGGCCGTCGGCAATATCCGCGGCGTCGAAAGCCGCGGCATGATGTGCTCCGAAAAGGAGCTTGAGATTTCCGACAATCATGACGGCATCATCGATCTGCCGGAGGATGCGCCGGTCGGCCGGAGTTATGCTTCCTATGCCCATCTCGACGATCCCGTCATCGAGATCAACCTGACGCCGAACCGGCCGGACTGCACCTCGATCCACGGCATCGCCCGTGATCTCGCCGCCTCCGGTCTCGGCACGCTGAAGACGCGGTCTGCGCCGTCCTTCGCTATCGAAGGCGAAACGCCGGTGAAGCTGACGCTCGATCTCGATGATCCCAGGCTCTGCCCAGGCTTTGCGCTGCGTCTCGTGCGCGGCGTCACGAACGGCCCGAGCCCGCGCTGGATGCAGCAGCGGCTCACCGCCATTGGCCTGCGCCCGATCAATGCGCTGGTTGATATCACCAATTACATGACCTTCGATCAGGGCCGCCCGATCCACGTCTTCGATGCCGCCAAGATAAAGGGCAATCTCACTGTCCGCCGGGCAAGGGAAGGTGAGACTGTGCTGGCGCTCGACCAGCGCGAATACAAGCTCGGCCCGAACAATGTCGTCATATCAGATGAAGAAGGCATCGAATCGATCGGCGGCATCATGGGCGGCGAACATTCCGGCTGCGACGACAACACCGTCGACGTCCTGATCGAATCCGCTCTGTGGGATCCGATGAACATCGCCAAATCCGGCCGCAGTCTCGGCATCATCACCGATGCCCGCTATCGCTTCGAACGCGGCGTCGATCCGGAATACATGGTTCCCGGTCTCGAACGCACGACGGAACTGGTGCTGGAACTCTGCGGCGGCACCGCCGCCAGGGCCGAGATTGTCGGCTATCACGGCTACGAACCGAAGGTCGTCGATTTCCCCTATTCGGAGGTCAAGCGCCTGACCGGCCTCGACGTCTCGAATGAGGAAAGCAACACGATCCTGACGCGTCTCGGCTTCACGGTCTCCGGTTCCGGCGAGCGCGTCTCCGTCGCCGTTCCCTCCTGGCGCCCGGATGTCGACGGCAAGGCGGATCTCGTCGAGGAGGTCATGCGCATCCATGGCGTCGACAATATCAAGCCGGCGCCGCTCGAAAGCCATGCCGCCGTCAACGGCAAGATTCTGACGACTCTGCAGATCCGCACCCGTGCGGCCAAGCGGGCGCTGGCCGCGCGCGGCATGCTCGAAGCCGTCACCTGGTCCTTCATTGCGGAGGAACATGCGAAGCTGTTCGGCGGCGGTTCGCCAGCCCTCAAGCTTGCCAATCCGATCGCTGTCGAAATGTCGGACATGCGCCCGTCGTTGCTGCCGGGTCTGCTGACCGCAGCTCAGCGCAATGCCGACAAGGGTTATGCCGACGTCGCCATCTTCGAGGTCTCGGGCACCTATGAAAACGACCGGCCGGAAGGCCAGCGCCGCGTCGCCGGCGGCATCCGCCGCGGCACGGCCTCGCTCGCCGGCGCCGGCCGCATGTGGTCGAATGCAGCCAAGGGCGGCGGCAAGCCGGTCGACGCCTTCGACGCCAAGGCCGATGCGCTCGCCGTCATCGAAGCCTGCGGCCTGCCGACGAGCAACATCCAGATCGAGCAGGGCGGCCCCGAATGGTTTCATCCTGGCCGCTCCGGCACGATCAAGATGGGGCCAAAGATCGTGCTCGGCTATTTCGGCGAATTCCATCCGTTGACGCTGGAAGCCCTTGATGTCTCCGGCGCTCTCTGCGGCTTCGAAGTCTATCTCGATGCTATGGCGGAGCCGAAGAAGAAGGCGACCCGCACCAAGCCGGCGCTCGATCTGTCGCCGTTCCAGGCCGTCAAGCGCGACTTCGCCTTCGTCGTCGACAAGACGGTGGAATCAGGCGCGATCGTCAAGGCTGCGACCGGCGCCGACCGCAAGCTCATCACCGGCGTTAATGTCTTCGACATCTTCGAGGGCGCATCGGTCGGCGAGGGCAAGAAGTCGGTGGCGATCGAGGTTCAGATCCAGCCGGTCGAGCGCACGCTGACGGATGAGGATTTCGAGGCGCTGACGCAGAAGATCGTGGCGAGCGTGACGAAATTCACCGGCGGTGTGCTCAGAAGTTGA
- the pheS gene encoding phenylalanine--tRNA ligase subunit alpha, translating into MSDIDQLKSTLLAEISAAGDEPALEAVRVSALGKKGSVSELLKTLGAMTPEERQTRGAAINALKNAVTDAIAERKSVLKVAAVNARLKAETVDISLPVRSSPAERGRIHPISQIVDEITAIFADMGFSIAEGPDIETDYYNFTALNFPEGHPAREMHDTFFFNPDENGERKVLRTHTSPVQVRTMETQKPPIRIIIPGKTYRQDSDATHSPMFHQVEGLVVDKKANVANMRWVLEEFCKTFFEVDSVTMRFRPSFFPFTEPSFEVDIQCDRSGPIVKFGEGTDWMEILGCGMVHPNVLRYGGLDPDEYQGFAWGMGLDRIAMLKYGMPDLRDFFNADVRWMTHYGFRPLDMPTLFGGLSA; encoded by the coding sequence ATGTCAGATATCGACCAGCTTAAATCTACCTTGCTTGCCGAAATTTCCGCCGCTGGTGATGAGCCCGCGCTTGAAGCCGTGCGCGTGTCCGCGCTTGGCAAGAAGGGCTCCGTCTCCGAACTGCTGAAGACGCTCGGCGCCATGACGCCGGAGGAACGCCAGACCCGGGGGGCTGCGATCAACGCCCTGAAGAATGCGGTGACGGACGCCATTGCCGAACGCAAGTCAGTGCTGAAGGTTGCGGCTGTCAATGCGCGGCTGAAGGCCGAGACGGTCGATATCAGCCTGCCGGTGCGCTCCTCGCCCGCCGAGCGCGGCCGCATCCACCCGATCAGCCAGATCGTCGACGAGATCACCGCGATCTTCGCCGACATGGGCTTCTCGATCGCCGAAGGTCCCGATATCGAAACCGACTACTACAATTTCACGGCGCTGAACTTCCCCGAAGGCCATCCGGCCCGCGAGATGCATGACACTTTCTTCTTCAATCCGGATGAGAATGGTGAGCGCAAAGTGCTGCGCACCCATACCTCGCCGGTGCAGGTGCGCACTATGGAGACGCAAAAACCGCCGATCCGCATCATCATTCCCGGCAAGACCTATCGCCAGGACTCTGACGCCACACATTCGCCGATGTTCCATCAGGTCGAGGGCCTGGTCGTCGACAAGAAGGCCAATGTCGCCAACATGCGCTGGGTGCTGGAAGAATTCTGCAAGACCTTCTTTGAGGTCGACAGCGTGACGATGCGTTTCCGCCCGTCCTTCTTCCCCTTCACCGAGCCCTCCTTCGAGGTCGATATTCAGTGCGACCGCTCCGGTCCGATCGTCAAGTTCGGCGAAGGCACCGACTGGATGGAGATCCTCGGCTGCGGCATGGTCCACCCGAACGTGTTGCGCTATGGCGGGCTCGATCCGGACGAATATCAGGGTTTTGCCTGGGGCATGGGCCTCGATCGCATCGCCATGCTGAAATACGGCATGCCCGACCTGCGCGACTTCTTCAATGCCGACGTCCGCTGGATGACGCATTACGGCTTCCGCCCGCTCGACATGCCGACGCTGTTCGGCGGTCTGAGCGCTTGA
- the rplT gene encoding 50S ribosomal protein L20, whose product MARVKRGVAAHAKHKKVLKAAKGFYGRRKNTIRTAKAAVDRAKQYAYRDRKVNKRNFRALWIQRINAAVREFGLTYGRFIDGLNKAGIEVDRKVLSDMAIHEPEAFGALVAAAKKALEYLKETGTANEFEGAVR is encoded by the coding sequence ATGGCACGTGTAAAAAGAGGCGTCGCAGCCCACGCCAAGCATAAGAAGGTTCTGAAGGCCGCGAAGGGCTTTTACGGCCGCCGCAAGAACACCATCCGTACCGCCAAGGCTGCCGTCGATCGCGCCAAGCAGTACGCCTACCGCGACCGCAAGGTCAACAAGCGCAACTTCCGCGCCCTCTGGATCCAGCGCATCAACGCTGCCGTCCGTGAATTCGGCCTGACCTATGGCCGCTTCATCGACGGCCTGAACAAGGCTGGCATCGAAGTCGACCGCAAGGTTCTGTCCGACATGGCGATCCACGAGCCGGAAGCATTCGGCGCCCTGGTTGCTGCCGCTAAGAAGGCCCTTGAATATCTCAAGGAAACCGGCACGGCTAACGAGTTTGAAGGCGCGGTTCGGTAA